Proteins co-encoded in one Chionomys nivalis chromosome 6, mChiNiv1.1, whole genome shotgun sequence genomic window:
- the Adamts10 gene encoding A disintegrin and metalloproteinase with thrombospondin motifs 10 isoform X7, protein MSSADSSMESNREVCSELWCLSKSNRCITNSIPAAEGTLCQTHTIDKGWCYKRVCVPFGSRPEGVDGAWGPWTPWGDCSRSCGGGVSSSSRHCDSPRPTIGGKYCLGERRRHRSCNTDDCPPGSQDFREMQCSEFDSVPFRGKFYTWKTYRGGGVKACSLTCLAEGFNFYTERAAAVVDGTPCRPDTVDICVSGECKHVGCDRVLGSDLREDKCRVCGGDGSACETIEGVFSPALPGSGYEDVVWIPKGSVHIFIQYLNLSLSHLALKGDQESLLLEGLPGTPQPHRLPLAGTTFHLRQGPDQAQSLEALGPINASLIVMVLAQAELPALHYRFNAPIARDALPPYSWHYAPWTKCSAQCAGGSQVQVVECRNQLDSSAVAPHYCSAHSKLPKRQRACNTEPCPPDWVVGNWSRCSRSCDAGVRSRSVVCQRRVSAAEEKALDDSACPQPRPPVLEACQGPMCPPEWAALEWSECTPSCGPGLRHRVVLCKSADQRSTLPPGHCPPSAKPPTTMRCNLRRCPPARWVASEWGECSSQCGLGQQQRTVRCTSHTGQPSRECTEALRPSTLQQCEAKCDSVVPPGDGPEECKDVNKVAYCPLVLKFQFCSRAYFRQMCCKTCQGR, encoded by the exons ATGAGCAGTGCCGATTCCAGCATGGAGTCAAATCGC GAGGTCTGCAGCGAACTGTGGTGCCTGAGCAAGAGCAATCGGTGCATCACCAATAGCATCCCAGCTGCTGAAGGAACACTGTGCCAAACACACACCATCGACAAAGGG TGGTGCTACAAACGTGTGTGTGTCCCCTTTGGGTCTCGACCAGAGGGTGTGGATGGGGCCTGGGGCCCGTGGACTCCGTGGGGCGACTGCAGCAGGtcatgtggtggtggtgtgtcATCCTCCAGTCGGCACTGTGACAGCCCCAG GCCGACCATTGGGGGCAAGTACTGTCTGGGCGAGAGGCGGAGGCACCGGTCCTGCAACACTGAT GACTGTCCCCCTGGCTCCCAGGACTTCAGAGAAATGCAGTGCTCTGAATTTGACAGCGTTCCTTTCCGTGGAAAGTTCTACACGTGGAAGACGTATCGCGGAG GGGGCGTGAAGGCCTGTTCACTGACTTGCCTAGCAGAAGGCTTCAACTTTTACACGGAGAGAGCAGCAGCTGTGGTGGATGGTACACCCTGCCGCCCTGACACCGTGGACATCTGTGTCAGCGGCGAGTGCAAG CATGTGGGCTGTGACCGGGTCCTGGGTTCTGATCTCCGAGAGGACAAATGCCGAGTGTGTGGGGGTGATGGCAGTGCCTGTGAGACCATCGAGGGGGTCTTCAGCCCAGCTTTGCCAGGAAGTG GGTATGAGGACGTCGTCTGGATCCCCAAAGGCTCCGTCCACATTTTCATCCAATATCTGAACCTGTCCCTTAGCCACCTGG CCCTAAAAGGGGACCAAGAATCTCTGCTACTGGAGGGGCTACCTGGGACCCCCCAACCTCACCGCCTTCCCTTGGCTGGGACCACCTTTCATCTACGTCAGGGTCCAGATCAGGCCCAGAGCCTAGAAGCCCTGGGGCCCATTAATGCATCTCTCATCGTCATG GTGCTGGCCCAGGCAGAGCTGCCTGCCCTCCACTACCGCTTCAACGCGCCCATTGCCCGGGATGCGCTGCCTCCCTACTCCTGGCACTACGCCCCCTGGACCAAGTGCTCAGCCCAGTGCGCAGGCG gcaGCCAGGTTCAAGTGGTGGAGTGCCGAAATCAGCTGGACAGCTCAGCGGTGGCCCCGCACTACTGCAGCGCCCACAGCAAATTACCTAAGCGGCAGCGTGCCTGCAACACAGAACCGTGCCCGCCAGA TTGGGTTGTAGGAAACTGGTCACGGTGCAGCCGCAGCTGTGACGCTGGGGTGCGAAGCCGCTCGGTGGTGTGCCAGCGCCGGGTGTCTGCTGCCGAGGAGAAAGCCCTAGATGACAGTGCCTGTCCACAGCCACGCCCACCTGTGCTGGAGGCCTGCCAGGGCCCCATGTGCCCTCCCGAGTGGGCAGCCCTGGAATGGTCTGAG TGCACCCCGAGCTGCGGGCCTGGTCTCCGCCACCGAGTGGTCCTTTGTAAGAGTGCAGATCAGCGGTCCACTCTGCCCCCTGGGCACTGCCCTCCCTCCGCCAAGCCACCAACCACTATGCGATGCAACCTGCGCCGCTGCCCTCCTGCCCGTTGGGTGGCCAGCGAGTGGGGTGAG TGCTCCTCACAGTGTGGCCTCGGCCAGCAGCAGCGCACGGTGCGGTGCACCAGCCACACGGGCCAGCCGTCCCGAGAGTGCACTGAGGCCCTGCGGCCATCCACCCTGCAGCAGTGTGAGGCCAAGTGTGACAGCGTGGTGCCCCCTGGGGATGGCCCGGAAG AATGCAAGGATGTGAACAAGGTGGCCTACTGCCCCCTGGTGCTCAAATTTCAGTTCTGTAGCCGAGCCTACTTCCGCCAGATGTGCTGCAAAACCTGCCAAGGCCGCTAG
- the Adamts10 gene encoding A disintegrin and metalloproteinase with thrombospondin motifs 10 isoform X5, with protein sequence MWSSQVAKLFQDSSLGNIVNILVTRLILLTEDQPTLEITHHAGKSLDSFCKWQKSIVSHSGHGNAIPENGVANHDTAVLITRYDICIYKNKPCGTLGMESVSGLAPVGGMCERERSCSINEDIGLATAFTIAHEIGHTFGMNHDGVGNGCGARGQDPAKLMAAHITMKTNPFVWSSCSRDYITSFLDSGLGLCLNNRPPRQDFVYPTVAPGQAYDADEQCRFQHGVKSRQCKYGEVCSELWCLSKSNRCITNSIPAAEGTLCQTHTIDKGWCYKRVCVPFGSRPEGVDGAWGPWTPWGDCSRSCGGGVSSSSRHCDSPRPTIGGKYCLGERRRHRSCNTDDCPPGSQDFREMQCSEFDSVPFRGKFYTWKTYRGGGVKACSLTCLAEGFNFYTERAAAVVDGTPCRPDTVDICVSGECKHVGCDRVLGSDLREDKCRVCGGDGSACETIEGVFSPALPGSGYEDVVWIPKGSVHIFIQYLNLSLSHLALKGDQESLLLEGLPGTPQPHRLPLAGTTFHLRQGPDQAQSLEALGPINASLIVMVLAQAELPALHYRFNAPIARDALPPYSWHYAPWTKCSAQCAGGSQVQVVECRNQLDSSAVAPHYCSAHSKLPKRQRACNTEPCPPDWVVGNWSRCSRSCDAGVRSRSVVCQRRVSAAEEKALDDSACPQPRPPVLEACQGPMCPPEWAALEWSECTPSCGPGLRHRVVLCKSADQRSTLPPGHCPPSAKPPTTMRCNLRRCPPARWVASEWGECSSQCGLGQQQRTVRCTSHTGQPSRECTEALRPSTLQQCEAKCDSVVPPGDGPEECKDVNKVAYCPLVLKFQFCSRAYFRQMCCKTCQGR encoded by the exons GTCAGGTTGCCAAACTTTTCCAGGACTCGAGTCTGGGAAACATCGTCAACATCCTCGTCACCCGCCTTATCCTGCTCACAGAGGACCAG CCCACCCTGGAGATCACCCACCATGCTGGGAAGTCACTGGACAGCTTCTGTAAGTGGCAGAAATCCATCGTGAGTCACAGTGGCCATGGCAACGCCATCCCAGAGAACGGTGTGGCCAACCATGACACAGCTGTGCTTATCACACG CTATGACATCTGCATCTACAAGAACAAACCCTGCGGCACTCTGGGTATGGAGTCCGTCAGTG GCCTGGCCCCTGTGGGTGGGATGTGTGAGCGTGAGAGGAGTTGCAGTATCAATGAAGATATCGGCCTGGCCACGGCATTCACCATTGCCCATGAGATCGGGCACAC ATTTGGCATGAATCACGATGGTGTGGGGAATGGCTGCGGGGCCCGTGGTCAGGACCCAGCAAAGCTCATGGCTGCCCACATTACCATGAAGACTAATCCGTTCGTGTGGTCTTCGTGCAGTCGAGACTACATCACCAGCTTTCTGGA CTCGGGCCTGGGGCTTTGCCTGAATAACCGGCCTCCCAGACAGGACTTCGTGTACCCGACGGTGGCTCCCGGCCAGGCCTACGACGCTGATGAGCAGTGCCGATTCCAGCATGGAGTCAAATCGCGTCAGTGTAAATACGGG GAGGTCTGCAGCGAACTGTGGTGCCTGAGCAAGAGCAATCGGTGCATCACCAATAGCATCCCAGCTGCTGAAGGAACACTGTGCCAAACACACACCATCGACAAAGGG TGGTGCTACAAACGTGTGTGTGTCCCCTTTGGGTCTCGACCAGAGGGTGTGGATGGGGCCTGGGGCCCGTGGACTCCGTGGGGCGACTGCAGCAGGtcatgtggtggtggtgtgtcATCCTCCAGTCGGCACTGTGACAGCCCCAG GCCGACCATTGGGGGCAAGTACTGTCTGGGCGAGAGGCGGAGGCACCGGTCCTGCAACACTGAT GACTGTCCCCCTGGCTCCCAGGACTTCAGAGAAATGCAGTGCTCTGAATTTGACAGCGTTCCTTTCCGTGGAAAGTTCTACACGTGGAAGACGTATCGCGGAG GGGGCGTGAAGGCCTGTTCACTGACTTGCCTAGCAGAAGGCTTCAACTTTTACACGGAGAGAGCAGCAGCTGTGGTGGATGGTACACCCTGCCGCCCTGACACCGTGGACATCTGTGTCAGCGGCGAGTGCAAG CATGTGGGCTGTGACCGGGTCCTGGGTTCTGATCTCCGAGAGGACAAATGCCGAGTGTGTGGGGGTGATGGCAGTGCCTGTGAGACCATCGAGGGGGTCTTCAGCCCAGCTTTGCCAGGAAGTG GGTATGAGGACGTCGTCTGGATCCCCAAAGGCTCCGTCCACATTTTCATCCAATATCTGAACCTGTCCCTTAGCCACCTGG CCCTAAAAGGGGACCAAGAATCTCTGCTACTGGAGGGGCTACCTGGGACCCCCCAACCTCACCGCCTTCCCTTGGCTGGGACCACCTTTCATCTACGTCAGGGTCCAGATCAGGCCCAGAGCCTAGAAGCCCTGGGGCCCATTAATGCATCTCTCATCGTCATG GTGCTGGCCCAGGCAGAGCTGCCTGCCCTCCACTACCGCTTCAACGCGCCCATTGCCCGGGATGCGCTGCCTCCCTACTCCTGGCACTACGCCCCCTGGACCAAGTGCTCAGCCCAGTGCGCAGGCG gcaGCCAGGTTCAAGTGGTGGAGTGCCGAAATCAGCTGGACAGCTCAGCGGTGGCCCCGCACTACTGCAGCGCCCACAGCAAATTACCTAAGCGGCAGCGTGCCTGCAACACAGAACCGTGCCCGCCAGA TTGGGTTGTAGGAAACTGGTCACGGTGCAGCCGCAGCTGTGACGCTGGGGTGCGAAGCCGCTCGGTGGTGTGCCAGCGCCGGGTGTCTGCTGCCGAGGAGAAAGCCCTAGATGACAGTGCCTGTCCACAGCCACGCCCACCTGTGCTGGAGGCCTGCCAGGGCCCCATGTGCCCTCCCGAGTGGGCAGCCCTGGAATGGTCTGAG TGCACCCCGAGCTGCGGGCCTGGTCTCCGCCACCGAGTGGTCCTTTGTAAGAGTGCAGATCAGCGGTCCACTCTGCCCCCTGGGCACTGCCCTCCCTCCGCCAAGCCACCAACCACTATGCGATGCAACCTGCGCCGCTGCCCTCCTGCCCGTTGGGTGGCCAGCGAGTGGGGTGAG TGCTCCTCACAGTGTGGCCTCGGCCAGCAGCAGCGCACGGTGCGGTGCACCAGCCACACGGGCCAGCCGTCCCGAGAGTGCACTGAGGCCCTGCGGCCATCCACCCTGCAGCAGTGTGAGGCCAAGTGTGACAGCGTGGTGCCCCCTGGGGATGGCCCGGAAG AATGCAAGGATGTGAACAAGGTGGCCTACTGCCCCCTGGTGCTCAAATTTCAGTTCTGTAGCCGAGCCTACTTCCGCCAGATGTGCTGCAAAACCTGCCAAGGCCGCTAG
- the Adamts10 gene encoding A disintegrin and metalloproteinase with thrombospondin motifs 10 isoform X6, giving the protein MSSADSSMESNRVSEVCSELWCLSKSNRCITNSIPAAEGTLCQTHTIDKGWCYKRVCVPFGSRPEGVDGAWGPWTPWGDCSRSCGGGVSSSSRHCDSPRPTIGGKYCLGERRRHRSCNTDDCPPGSQDFREMQCSEFDSVPFRGKFYTWKTYRGGGVKACSLTCLAEGFNFYTERAAAVVDGTPCRPDTVDICVSGECKHVGCDRVLGSDLREDKCRVCGGDGSACETIEGVFSPALPGSGYEDVVWIPKGSVHIFIQYLNLSLSHLALKGDQESLLLEGLPGTPQPHRLPLAGTTFHLRQGPDQAQSLEALGPINASLIVMVLAQAELPALHYRFNAPIARDALPPYSWHYAPWTKCSAQCAGGSQVQVVECRNQLDSSAVAPHYCSAHSKLPKRQRACNTEPCPPDWVVGNWSRCSRSCDAGVRSRSVVCQRRVSAAEEKALDDSACPQPRPPVLEACQGPMCPPEWAALEWSECTPSCGPGLRHRVVLCKSADQRSTLPPGHCPPSAKPPTTMRCNLRRCPPARWVASEWGECSSQCGLGQQQRTVRCTSHTGQPSRECTEALRPSTLQQCEAKCDSVVPPGDGPEECKDVNKVAYCPLVLKFQFCSRAYFRQMCCKTCQGR; this is encoded by the exons ATGAGCAGTGCCGATTCCAGCATGGAGTCAAATCGCGTCAGT GAGGTCTGCAGCGAACTGTGGTGCCTGAGCAAGAGCAATCGGTGCATCACCAATAGCATCCCAGCTGCTGAAGGAACACTGTGCCAAACACACACCATCGACAAAGGG TGGTGCTACAAACGTGTGTGTGTCCCCTTTGGGTCTCGACCAGAGGGTGTGGATGGGGCCTGGGGCCCGTGGACTCCGTGGGGCGACTGCAGCAGGtcatgtggtggtggtgtgtcATCCTCCAGTCGGCACTGTGACAGCCCCAG GCCGACCATTGGGGGCAAGTACTGTCTGGGCGAGAGGCGGAGGCACCGGTCCTGCAACACTGAT GACTGTCCCCCTGGCTCCCAGGACTTCAGAGAAATGCAGTGCTCTGAATTTGACAGCGTTCCTTTCCGTGGAAAGTTCTACACGTGGAAGACGTATCGCGGAG GGGGCGTGAAGGCCTGTTCACTGACTTGCCTAGCAGAAGGCTTCAACTTTTACACGGAGAGAGCAGCAGCTGTGGTGGATGGTACACCCTGCCGCCCTGACACCGTGGACATCTGTGTCAGCGGCGAGTGCAAG CATGTGGGCTGTGACCGGGTCCTGGGTTCTGATCTCCGAGAGGACAAATGCCGAGTGTGTGGGGGTGATGGCAGTGCCTGTGAGACCATCGAGGGGGTCTTCAGCCCAGCTTTGCCAGGAAGTG GGTATGAGGACGTCGTCTGGATCCCCAAAGGCTCCGTCCACATTTTCATCCAATATCTGAACCTGTCCCTTAGCCACCTGG CCCTAAAAGGGGACCAAGAATCTCTGCTACTGGAGGGGCTACCTGGGACCCCCCAACCTCACCGCCTTCCCTTGGCTGGGACCACCTTTCATCTACGTCAGGGTCCAGATCAGGCCCAGAGCCTAGAAGCCCTGGGGCCCATTAATGCATCTCTCATCGTCATG GTGCTGGCCCAGGCAGAGCTGCCTGCCCTCCACTACCGCTTCAACGCGCCCATTGCCCGGGATGCGCTGCCTCCCTACTCCTGGCACTACGCCCCCTGGACCAAGTGCTCAGCCCAGTGCGCAGGCG gcaGCCAGGTTCAAGTGGTGGAGTGCCGAAATCAGCTGGACAGCTCAGCGGTGGCCCCGCACTACTGCAGCGCCCACAGCAAATTACCTAAGCGGCAGCGTGCCTGCAACACAGAACCGTGCCCGCCAGA TTGGGTTGTAGGAAACTGGTCACGGTGCAGCCGCAGCTGTGACGCTGGGGTGCGAAGCCGCTCGGTGGTGTGCCAGCGCCGGGTGTCTGCTGCCGAGGAGAAAGCCCTAGATGACAGTGCCTGTCCACAGCCACGCCCACCTGTGCTGGAGGCCTGCCAGGGCCCCATGTGCCCTCCCGAGTGGGCAGCCCTGGAATGGTCTGAG TGCACCCCGAGCTGCGGGCCTGGTCTCCGCCACCGAGTGGTCCTTTGTAAGAGTGCAGATCAGCGGTCCACTCTGCCCCCTGGGCACTGCCCTCCCTCCGCCAAGCCACCAACCACTATGCGATGCAACCTGCGCCGCTGCCCTCCTGCCCGTTGGGTGGCCAGCGAGTGGGGTGAG TGCTCCTCACAGTGTGGCCTCGGCCAGCAGCAGCGCACGGTGCGGTGCACCAGCCACACGGGCCAGCCGTCCCGAGAGTGCACTGAGGCCCTGCGGCCATCCACCCTGCAGCAGTGTGAGGCCAAGTGTGACAGCGTGGTGCCCCCTGGGGATGGCCCGGAAG AATGCAAGGATGTGAACAAGGTGGCCTACTGCCCCCTGGTGCTCAAATTTCAGTTCTGTAGCCGAGCCTACTTCCGCCAGATGTGCTGCAAAACCTGCCAAGGCCGCTAG